Genomic DNA from Methanobacterium sp. Maddingley MBC34:
GCCGGACTACACTACCGGAGCACAAGATTTAATTTTATGAATTTTAATGGTATTTAAATATTTGGATTAACAGGTAAATGGGCCCAATGGGGTTCGAACCCATGGCCGCCCGGTTATGAGCCGGGCGCTCTACCTGGCTAAGCTATGGGCCCTTAAGCGCCGCCGACAGGGCTCGAACCTGTGACCAATCGGTTAACAGCCGAACGCTCTACCTACTGAGCTACGGCGGCTACATAGTAAACCGGTAAACCGTGCAAAACCCTAACAGGGTTGGCGGGGTTATAGAATATAGCATACTAAGCGTAGTTTAACATTTACATTAATCCTATATAAAGGTTGTGGGTTCATGGGTATCTTCCATAAGGAGGTTCAATTAATCATGATCCCATAAATTATAATGCTCAGTTGGAAGATATAAATCTTTCAACTTTAATGTCTAATTGGAATGTATCCTAATTGGAATGTATAATTCTTTCAACTTTAATGTATCAATTGAAAATGCTTAAACTTTTTCAACTTTTTATAATTTCAAAACTCTAACTATGGGAATAAAATGAACCTCATCCAGAAAATAAAAGACAAAAAAATCCTGGAACTCCTCCAGGAGGCCAACCAGATCACCCTCGCTGAACACGGCAACCAGATCACCCTGGAAAGGGCTATTTTCCTCTCATGGTGGTGTGATAAGGGTGACTGCAGCTTCTGTTATATGTCCTCCCAGAAACCCCTTATCCGGGACCCTAAAAAAGCCAGAAGAAGGGTTGAAGCCATCCTTGCTGAGGCAGAAATGGTGCGCAGGATGGGATGGAACATTGAATTCCTTTCCGGAGGTTATGGGGCATTCACCACTCCTGAAATCAGGAGCATTGCCACTGAGATCCATAAGATTACTGGTAACCCGGTGTGGCTCAACGTGGGAATAACCAGTGAACTTGATGCCTACGGTGATGAAGTTACAGGGGTAACCGGGGCAGTGGAGGTGGCTAACCCGGAACTCCATCGGAAGATATGTCCCAGCAAACCCCTGGAAGACATAGCTGGTATGCTCACCGAGGCAGGGGACCTTGGATTTAAAAAGGCCATAACCATCATACTGGGGCTGGGTGAGACACCCGAAGACCTGCAGTACCTGTTTGAAATGATTGAGGATCTCCAGATTGACCGCATCATCTTCTATTCACTAAACCCTCACCCAGACACACCATATGCTGACACCCCCCAACCAGCATCACTGTACTATGCAGGGGTGGTGGCTGCCACCAGGATACAGTTCCCCCAACTGGAGATCATCACCGGAACCTGGGTGGACAACCTGGCCAACATCGGACCACTCATACTGGCTGGATCCAATGGAATCACCAAATTCCCTTTATTTAAGATGTTCGGCACCCGTTACGGCAGAAGAGTTGAGGAAGAAGTCCACTGGGCAGGTAGGAAATTGGAGGGAACCTTTACTGATCATGCCTGTCTGGATGGTGAAAGTCCCAGGAGTGAACTGGAGCCCTTCCTAAAAAGATATATCAAAAGTTGTCTCAATAATAAAACTGAGTATAAGGTTTAACTACATCACTCATTATTTTCATAGGAGGAATAACCATTAAGATGATGTGCGGATTGGAAATCCATGTTCAACTTGAAACAGAATCAAAACTGTTCTGCACCTGTCACACTAACTACCAGGAGGCAGCTCCCAATACCAACGTATGTTACGTCTGCTTAAACCAGCCGGGAGCCAAACCATACCCTCCAAACCAATCAGCTCTGGACGGGGCAGTTATGATAGCTTTGATGCTGGGCTGTAAGATCAGCCCAGAAGTAACCTATTTCATGCGTAAACACTACGACTATCCTGATCTTTCCTCAGGGTACCAGAGGACATCCATACCCATAGGATACGAGGGAGACTTAAACGGTGTGCGCATCAGAGAAGTGCACCTGGAAGAGGACCCTGGTCAGTACAAGCCAGATATGGGAATTGTTGATTTTAACCGATCTGGAATACCATTAATCGAGATCGTAACCGAACCAGACATGACATCCCCTGAGGAAGCCCGTAAATTTTTAAGAGAACTTATCAGGGTCTTAGAGTACAGTGGAAGTGCCCGTGGTGAGGGTACCATGCGTGCTGATGTGAACATCTCCATGGAGGGCGGTAAAAGAGCGGAGATCAAAAACGTGAACTCCATTAAAGGAGCTTACAAGGCCCTGCAGTTTGAAATGGTAAGGCAGAAAAACCTCATAAAGAGGGGTATTGAGATAAAACAGGAAACCCGTGCTTTTATGGAGTCACAGATGATCACCGTGCCCATGCGTCTTAAGGAAGAAGCAGAGGACTATCGTTACATACCCGACCCAGACCTTCCACCAATGATTGCCGAGGAAGAAAAAGTAGAGCTCATCCGGGAAGAAATGCCAGAACCAGCCCATATAAAAACAGAACGTTTCGTGGAGGAGTATGGCATTAAAAAGGACCATGCTCAGGTCATAACCTCAGAACTGGAACTGGCTGATGCCTTTGAAGATGTGTCTAAAGAAGTAGATCCCAAGTTCGCTGCACTGTGGATGAGGGATGAACTCAAACGAGTGCTTTACTACAACAAACTCAACTACCGGGAAAGTGAAATAACCACGGCCCAGCTGGTGGAGTTACTACTGATGTTGCAGGATAAGAAGATCACCACCAAAGCTGGTCAGAGGATCATTGAACAACTACCCAACAACCCTAAAATGCCAGGACTCATTGCCGAGGAAATGGGACTGGTGGGAGTGGTGGAAGATGACACCGTACTCTCAGCAGTGAAACAGGCCATAGAAGAAAATCCTGAAGCTGTTTCTGACTACTTTGAAGGTAAATCCAAGGCTTTAAACTTCCTGGTGGGTCAGGTAATGCGACTAACTCGTGGTAAAGCAGATCCGGCAAAGACCAACCAGATGGTTGTAGAAGAACTTAAATCATGGGAATAAACCATTAGCCATGGGTAAGACTGTGTGGGGGATATCATCAAATTAGAATTTATTTGATTAATTCAACTTTAGATGTAAGAGTAAATTCAACTTTAGATTGGTAGACTAATTCAACTTGGGGTTTAGACAGATTAAATGGCCAAGCGAATCCTGGACATGCTTAGATGGCACCCGGAAATGAAGATGGAATATTGCAGGGTTACCTATTTACATCGGGGGAGTGAGGGTAACCTTAAAACCATCCCAGCCACAGATATTCAAACTTTAGAAGGAGGATTTATGATTATGGTTGATGGAGCTATGATTCCCTATCATCGTATAGTTAAAATAGAATGTGATAACAAACCAATCTGGAAGAAAAGTCCTAAAAAGGGAGGTTTCAGATGACCACGTCCACTCTGGTTAAAGATTACATGACCCGGGAGGTTATAACTGTCACCCCGGAAACACCCAATGCCGAGGTAATCCAGCTCATGAAACAGACCGGGCACGATGGATTCCCAGTTAAAACCAATGGCGAAGTCATTGGGATGGTAACCGCCTTTGACCTCCTCCTGAAACCATGGGTCCATGAGGTTAAGGATATCATGTCCACCGATGTGGTGGTGGCAGACCAGTCCATGTCCCTCAATGATGCTGCTCGGGTACTATTCCGTATGGGAATCTCCCGAATGCCAGTTATCAGTGACGACGGTGCCCTGGTGGGAATTATCACCAACACGGATATTGTACGCTCGCATATTGAGCGTTCCACTCCCATGAAAGTGAGGTACTTTAAGAAAACCCTGGAACAGTTGTATAATATCAGAACACGACTGGTTCATGAAAAAGTGCCCATTGATGGTTTAAGACCCACTCAGAACCGTGTCTATGCTGATGAACTTCAAGGACGTACCTATGAACTTAAAAGGGGACTGGCAGAGCCAACTATCGTGGTAAAAACAGGTAATCGTTTTGTTCTGGTGGATGGCCATCACCGGACTGTTGCTTCCCGTAAACTGGGATACAAGGAAATAGACTCCTACGTTATAAAACTGGATCAGGATATAAAGATGGGAATGGAGAAAACCGCGGATAAAGAAGGTATTTTCTCCTTAGATGATATAGAGATCATTGATGATGCCCAGCACCCCCTCATAGCCATAACCGGCCCATTGAGGAAGGATGATAAGGAGATTAAAAAATGAATGATAAAATCATCAGGGAAGTCTACCAGGTCCTGGAGAATAGGAGGGACCACCCAATCGACTCCTACACTTCCCGTATCATGCAGGATGATGATAAAAAAGCCGAAGATAAGATCCTGGAAAAGGTAGGTGAAGAGGCTGCAGAGGTTATCATCGCCGCTAAAAATGATGAAAACCTGGTCTATGAATCTGCAGATCTTATATTTCACACTCTCCTGCTCTTGGTTTATAAAGGAGTGGACCTGGATGATTTGTATCAAGAATTTGAGAGAAGAAGGGGTTAAAATCATTTTTTGAGGTTTAATTTATTTGGAAAAATTTTTATTTATTATTTTTATTTTACAGGCAAAAACTTAATCATTTGTACGTACAATTGATTATTTACTAAAAAAGTTTTTATTAGATCTGTGAAGTAAAGGGTGTGGAAAAAAATGGAAAAAACAAACCTGGGTAAAAACTCATTCATTTACCCCATGCCAGTAACACTTCTGGGCACTAAACATGGGGAAACAGCTAATTTCATGGCATTAGGATGGTTAAGCAGGGCTAATGGAAATCCCCCTCTCCTGGTTGCAGGGGTAAACAAAGCCCATCTCACTAGTCAGCTTTTAAATGAAAATAAGGCATTCAGCATTAACTATCCTACAAAAGATATGATTAAGGAAGTTGATTATTGTGGGATGATATCTGGACGAAAAGAAGACAAATCTCAGCTTTTCACAATTGAATACGGTGAAATGGAAGACTTACCGTTGATAAAGGAGTGCCCACTCTCTCTGGAATGTAAACTGGTTGATGTTTATGAAATGCCAACCCATAATCTGTTTATAGGGGAAATAATTGCTTCTTATGCTGATGAAAAGATCTTAACTGATGGAAAACCTGATATGAGCAAACTCAACCTTTTACTTCTCACCATGCCTGATAATAACTACTGGACTGTGAAAGAAAAGGTGGGTAAAGCCTGGAACATTGGACGAGAGTTAAAAAAATAAGATCAGGTTAATTAAATTTTTTAAAAGTTAATTAGTAATTTAATCAGTATTTAACCATTAATTTCTAATTTTTGGTTAGTTTAAGTTGAGGATGTCTCATGTTGTACCGTGAAATGGGTAAAACTGGTGAAAAAGTTTCCATACTGGGTTTTGGATGTATGCGGCTGCCGATTAAGGGTAGTTA
This window encodes:
- a CDS encoding glutamyl-tRNA(Gln) and/or aspartyl-tRNA(Asn) amidotransferase, B subunit (PFAM: GatB/GatE catalytic domain; GatB domain~TIGRFAM: aspartyl/glutamyl-tRNA(Asn/Gln) amidotransferase, B subunit); the encoded protein is MMCGLEIHVQLETESKLFCTCHTNYQEAAPNTNVCYVCLNQPGAKPYPPNQSALDGAVMIALMLGCKISPEVTYFMRKHYDYPDLSSGYQRTSIPIGYEGDLNGVRIREVHLEEDPGQYKPDMGIVDFNRSGIPLIEIVTEPDMTSPEEARKFLRELIRVLEYSGSARGEGTMRADVNISMEGGKRAEIKNVNSIKGAYKALQFEMVRQKNLIKRGIEIKQETRAFMESQMITVPMRLKEEAEDYRYIPDPDLPPMIAEEEKVELIREEMPEPAHIKTERFVEEYGIKKDHAQVITSELELADAFEDVSKEVDPKFAALWMRDELKRVLYYNKLNYRESEITTAQLVELLLMLQDKKITTKAGQRIIEQLPNNPKMPGLIAEEMGLVGVVEDDTVLSAVKQAIEENPEAVSDYFEGKSKALNFLVGQVMRLTRGKADPAKTNQMVVEELKSWE
- a CDS encoding putative transcriptional regulator, C-terminal CBS domain containing protein (PFAM: Calsequestrin; CBS domain; ParB-like nuclease domain), with protein sequence MTTSTLVKDYMTREVITVTPETPNAEVIQLMKQTGHDGFPVKTNGEVIGMVTAFDLLLKPWVHEVKDIMSTDVVVADQSMSLNDAARVLFRMGISRMPVISDDGALVGIITNTDIVRSHIERSTPMKVRYFKKTLEQLYNIRTRLVHEKVPIDGLRPTQNRVYADELQGRTYELKRGLAEPTIVVKTGNRFVLVDGHHRTVASRKLGYKEIDSYVIKLDQDIKMGMEKTADKEGIFSLDDIEIIDDAQHPLIAITGPLRKDDKEIKK
- a CDS encoding phosphoribosyl-ATP pyrophosphatase (PFAM: Phosphoribosyl-ATP pyrophosphohydrolase~TIGRFAM: phosphoribosyl-ATP pyrophosphohydrolase) → MNDKIIREVYQVLENRRDHPIDSYTSRIMQDDDKKAEDKILEKVGEEAAEVIIAAKNDENLVYESADLIFHTLLLLVYKGVDLDDLYQEFERRRG
- a CDS encoding putative protein of DIM6/NTAB family (PFAM: Flavin reductase like domain); this translates as MEKTNLGKNSFIYPMPVTLLGTKHGETANFMALGWLSRANGNPPLLVAGVNKAHLTSQLLNENKAFSINYPTKDMIKEVDYCGMISGRKEDKSQLFTIEYGEMEDLPLIKECPLSLECKLVDVYEMPTHNLFIGEIIASYADEKILTDGKPDMSKLNLLLLTMPDNNYWTVKEKVGKAWNIGRELKK
- a CDS encoding biotin synthase-like enzyme (PFAM: Radical SAM superfamily): MNLIQKIKDKKILELLQEANQITLAEHGNQITLERAIFLSWWCDKGDCSFCYMSSQKPLIRDPKKARRRVEAILAEAEMVRRMGWNIEFLSGGYGAFTTPEIRSIATEIHKITGNPVWLNVGITSELDAYGDEVTGVTGAVEVANPELHRKICPSKPLEDIAGMLTEAGDLGFKKAITIILGLGETPEDLQYLFEMIEDLQIDRIIFYSLNPHPDTPYADTPQPASLYYAGVVAATRIQFPQLEIITGTWVDNLANIGPLILAGSNGITKFPLFKMFGTRYGRRVEEEVHWAGRKLEGTFTDHACLDGESPRSELEPFLKRYIKSCLNNKTEYKV
- a CDS encoding hypothetical protein (PFAM: Protein of unknown function (DUF504)), producing the protein MAKRILDMLRWHPEMKMEYCRVTYLHRGSEGNLKTIPATDIQTLEGGFMIMVDGAMIPYHRIVKIECDNKPIWKKSPKKGGFR